A single region of the Pelobates fuscus isolate aPelFus1 chromosome 4, aPelFus1.pri, whole genome shotgun sequence genome encodes:
- the INHBA gene encoding inhibin beta A chain: protein MAGCSLNGFLLMLCWIVVMGSPTPGSVTDCPSCSLAKFHKDAPSTEEDMVEAVKKHILNMLHLGDRPNITQTVPKAALLNAIKKLHVGKVGEDGQVEIKDDITAMNDVSDQTSEIITFAESGPSKKVLHFEFSKEGSDLMIVEKAELWLFVKIAKNNRSRVKLTIRLYQQQRGQKDKGSEGNKNEQLITEKVIDTKKGVWHTFPVSVAIQHLLNHGKSSMDIRISCDQCQEAGATPVLFGKRKKKDDEESATNGGEEEREQSHRPFLMIVARQAEEHPHRRKKRGLECDGKVSNCCKKQFYVSFKDIGWSDWIIAPPGYHANYCEGDCPSHIAGTSGSSLSFHSTVINQYRMRGHSPFTSIKSCCVPSKLRAMSMLYYDDGHNIIKKDIQNMIVEECGCS, encoded by the exons ATGGCAGGGTGCTCACTGAACGGATTTTTGCTGATGCTCTGCTGGATTGTTGTCATGGGGTCTCCAACTCCTGGATCAGTAACTGACTGTCCATCATGTTCGCTGGCTAAATTCCACAAGGATGCGCCCAGTACTGAAGAGGACATGGTGGAAGCAGTCAAAaagcacatattgaatatgctgcacTTAGGGGACAGACCCAATATCACGCAGACAGTGCCTAAAGCAGCTCTCCTAAATGCTATAAAAAAACTGCATGTGGGAAAAGTGGGAGAGGATGGCCAAGTTGAAATAAAGGATGACATTACGGCAATGAATGACGTCTCTGATCAAACTTCAGAAATCATCACTTTTGCCGAATCAG GTCCCTCCAAGAAAGTACTTCATTTTGAATTTTCCAAAGAAGGAAGTGATTTGATGATTGTCGAGAAAGCAGAATTGTGGCTTTTCGTGAAAATAGCAAAAAACAACAGAAGTCGTGTAAAACTGACCATTCGACTGTACCAGCAGCAGAGAGGTCAGAAAGACAAAGGGTCGGAAGGCAATAAAAATGAACAGCTTATTACAGAAAAGGTAATAGATACAAAAAAAGGTGTTTGGCATACATTCCCAGTATCTGTCGCTATACAACATCTGCTGAATCATGGAAAGTCATCTATGGACATCAGAATATCATGTGATCAATGTCAAGAAGCAGGGGCAACTCCGGTCTTGTTTGGCAAAAGGAAGAAAAAGGATGATGAAGAATCAGCTACAAATGGTGGTGAAGAGGAAAGAGAGCAGTCACATAGGCCTTTTCTGATGATTGTAGCTCGACAAGCAGAGGAGCACCCTCACAGAAGGAAGAAACGTGGCTTGGAATGTGACGGCAAAGTGAGCAACTGCTGCAAAAAGCAATTCTATGTCAGCTTCAAAGACATTGGTTGGAGCGACTGGATCATAGCACCTCCAGGCTACCATGCAAATTACTGTGAGGGGGATTGTCCAAGTCACATTGCAGGGACCTCTGGTTCTTCTCTCTCCTTTCACTCAACAGTTATAAATCAGTACAGAATGAGGGGCCACAGTCCCTTCACTAGCATCAAATCCTGCTGTGTCCCATCTAAGCTGAGAGCTATGTCTATGTTGTACTATGATGATGGACATAACATCATAAAAAAGGATATCCAGAACATGATTGTGGAGGAATGTGGTTGCTCATAA